Proteins from one uncultured Fusobacterium sp. genomic window:
- a CDS encoding Mrp/NBP35 family ATP-binding protein, producing the protein MSNCSTCPSGSTCTKDKETCGIVNNPLNHIKNVIGIMSGKGGVGKSTVTTLFAKELARRGYKVGIMDADITGPSIPRLMGVTGQMAMGDGTNIIPVTSKEGIKIISLNLLLQDESQPVVWRGSLISSAVKQFWEEVLWGELDYLLIDMPPGTGDVALTVMQSTPINGVVMVSVPQDMVSMIVAKAVNMTKKLNVPVVGVVENMSYLICPGCETKISFHEESGAHDFLQEMGLPLLGELPMTKGFARMTRGEESEESTKLFAPITDKILAEISKL; encoded by the coding sequence CCTTCAGGTAGCACTTGTACAAAAGACAAGGAAACTTGTGGGATTGTTAATAATCCGCTAAATCATATTAAAAATGTAATTGGTATTATGAGTGGAAAAGGTGGAGTTGGAAAATCTACTGTAACTACTTTATTTGCTAAAGAACTAGCTAGAAGAGGATATAAAGTAGGAATAATGGATGCTGATATTACAGGACCTAGTATTCCTAGACTTATGGGAGTAACTGGACAAATGGCTATGGGAGATGGAACTAATATTATTCCTGTAACTTCTAAAGAAGGAATAAAAATTATATCTCTTAACCTATTATTACAAGATGAAAGTCAACCAGTAGTATGGAGAGGATCTCTTATCAGTAGTGCTGTAAAACAATTCTGGGAAGAAGTTCTTTGGGGAGAACTTGATTATCTTTTAATAGATATGCCTCCAGGAACAGGAGATGTTGCTTTAACTGTTATGCAATCTACACCTATTAATGGAGTAGTTATGGTATCTGTTCCTCAAGATATGGTATCTATGATTGTTGCTAAAGCAGTTAACATGACTAAAAAATTAAATGTTCCTGTTGTAGGAGTAGTTGAAAATATGAGTTATCTTATTTGTCCAGGATGTGAAACAAAAATTAGTTTCCATGAAGAGTCTGGAGCTCATGATTTCTTACAAGAGATGGGACTTCCTCTTTTAGGAGAACTTCCTATGACTAAAGGATTTGCTAGAATGACTAGAGGAGAAGAATCAGAAGAATCAACTAAACTATTTGCTCCTATAACTGATAAAATTTTAGCTGAAATTTCAAAATTATAA
- a CDS encoding YccF domain-containing protein produces the protein MSTLMNIIWLFFGGLILALEWVIAGVLCIVFIITIPFARGCFEMAGSCLTPFGKKVQLKSSFGEPARPISAFLWIIFAGIWLAISHILIGITQCCTIIGIPFGIQNFKLVQVAFNPYKYTLR, from the coding sequence ATGAGTACATTAATGAATATTATATGGCTTTTTTTTGGAGGATTAATTTTAGCGTTAGAGTGGGTAATTGCAGGGGTACTTTGTATTGTATTTATAATAACTATTCCCTTTGCTAGAGGATGTTTTGAAATGGCAGGTTCTTGCCTTACACCTTTTGGAAAAAAAGTCCAATTAAAAAGTAGTTTTGGAGAGCCGGCAAGACCTATAAGTGCCTTTTTATGGATAATATTTGCTGGGATATGGTTGGCAATATCTCACATATTGATAGGTATAACTCAATGTTGTACAATCATAGGGATACCTTTTGGAATACAAAATTTCAAGTTAGTTCAAGTGGCTTTTAATCCATATAAATATACTTTAAGATAA